From one Synechocystis sp. PCC 6803 substr. PCC-P genomic stretch:
- a CDS encoding MBL fold metallo-hydrolase translates to MTFSVPTQGKAFANISFLPYGVGPRDGGICLELHLGPYRILLDCGLEDLTPLLAADPGTVDLVFCSHAHRDHGLGLWQFHQQFPHIPILASEVTQRLLPLNWPDEFVPPFCRVLPWRSPQEVLPGLTVELLPAGHLPGAALILLEYHNGDRLYRVIYTGDYCLSHLQLVDGLALTPLRGLKPDVLILEGHYGNRRLPHRRQQEKQFIQAIETVLAKGRNILLPVPPLGLAQEILKLLRTHHQFTGRQVNLWAGESVARGCDAYQGIIDHLPDNVRNFAQHQPLFWDDKVYPHLRPLTDDQGELSLSAPSIVITTTWPAFWPSPAALPGLWTVFMPQLLTLPSCLVNFAWQDLEEFPKYELEDYLLADHSDGRNTTQLIHNLRPQHLVFVHGQPSDIEDLTSLEELQSRYQLHSPAAGNAVALPIGDRFVQPTPPPPQIYEGEIHELEPNKQIHHLGEVVIHLDGQILENSRWGKFGETGIVQARWQGEELVLRGISQRELLKQNQSSKRPVDFDCCANCRHFQHYHCRNPVSPLMGLEVRADGHCPVFESVASS, encoded by the coding sequence ATGACTTTTTCCGTGCCGACCCAGGGCAAGGCTTTTGCCAATATATCCTTTCTTCCCTATGGAGTGGGTCCCCGGGATGGGGGGATTTGTCTGGAACTGCATTTGGGACCCTATAGGATTCTGCTCGACTGTGGTTTAGAAGACTTAACACCATTGTTGGCAGCGGATCCGGGGACAGTGGATCTGGTTTTTTGTAGCCATGCCCACAGGGATCACGGTTTGGGGTTGTGGCAATTTCACCAACAATTTCCCCACATTCCCATTCTGGCCAGTGAAGTTACCCAACGGTTACTGCCCCTGAATTGGCCCGATGAGTTTGTGCCTCCATTTTGTCGGGTTTTACCCTGGCGATCGCCCCAGGAAGTTTTACCTGGCCTCACGGTGGAATTATTACCGGCAGGGCATTTACCGGGGGCTGCCCTAATTTTGCTCGAATACCATAACGGCGATCGCCTTTACCGGGTGATTTATACCGGGGATTATTGCCTTTCCCATCTCCAGTTAGTAGACGGTCTGGCCTTGACTCCCCTGCGGGGTCTGAAACCGGATGTGCTGATCCTAGAAGGACATTATGGCAACCGCCGTTTACCCCACCGTCGTCAACAGGAAAAACAATTTATCCAGGCGATCGAAACGGTGCTAGCCAAGGGGAGAAATATTCTCCTGCCAGTGCCTCCCTTGGGTTTAGCCCAGGAAATTCTCAAGTTACTAAGGACCCACCATCAGTTCACCGGGCGTCAAGTTAACCTTTGGGCGGGGGAATCCGTGGCCAGAGGTTGTGACGCTTACCAGGGAATAATTGACCATCTCCCCGATAATGTCCGCAATTTCGCCCAACACCAACCCCTATTTTGGGACGATAAAGTTTATCCCCATCTGCGCCCCCTCACCGATGACCAGGGCGAACTATCCCTATCGGCCCCATCCATAGTAATCACCACAACTTGGCCTGCTTTTTGGCCTAGTCCCGCCGCCTTACCGGGATTGTGGACAGTATTTATGCCCCAGTTGCTTACCTTACCCAGTTGTTTGGTGAACTTTGCCTGGCAAGACCTAGAAGAGTTTCCCAAATATGAGCTGGAAGATTATCTGTTGGCAGACCATAGTGATGGCCGCAACACGACCCAGTTGATCCATAATCTCCGTCCCCAACATTTGGTGTTTGTCCATGGGCAACCCTCGGATATTGAAGACTTAACTAGTTTAGAAGAATTACAAAGTCGCTACCAGCTCCATTCCCCCGCCGCCGGCAATGCGGTGGCCCTGCCCATTGGCGATCGATTTGTACAACCCACTCCCCCGCCGCCCCAGATTTATGAAGGAGAAATCCACGAGCTAGAACCGAATAAGCAGATTCATCACCTGGGGGAAGTGGTCATCCATTTAGACGGGCAAATTCTAGAAAATTCCCGTTGGGGCAAATTTGGCGAAACCGGCATTGTGCAAGCCCGTTGGCAGGGAGAAGAACTGGTATTAAGGGGGATCAGCCAAAGGGAATTGCTCAAACAAAATCAAAGCAGTAAGCGCCCGGTAGATTTTGATTGCTGTGCCAACTGCCGACATTTTCAGCATTATCATTGTCGTAATCCCGTTTCTCCCCTGATGGGATTAGAGGTGAGGGCGGATGGCCATTGTCCTGTCTTCGAATCAGTAGCAAGTAGTTGA
- a CDS encoding UDP-N-acetylmuramoyl-L-alanyl-D-glutamate--2,6-diaminopimelate ligase translates to MVKLGQLLASVPEVVAAAPWLAQESDRCPALGKIVTGLSTNSHACPPGTLFIGMPGTRVDGGEFWSGALEAGAIAAVVSEKALQKFPPQNGECVIAVPDLVPVCAGLAAAFYQHPAQTLQLVGVTGTNGKTTTSHLIEYFLNQQQRSSALLGTLYTRWPGYQKTATHTTPFATDLQKQLAEALQAGNQYAVMEVSSHALAQGRVLQCGFACAVFTNLTQDHLDFHGTMENYFAAKALLFKESYLQGRAVINQDDPYGQRLIDRLPLDQVYTYSVNDSTADFYTKDLDYQPTGVKGTFVTPQGEFPFLSPLVGQFNLANVLAAIASGLHLGLDPAAMVKDLLDFPGVPGRMEQVQIRPDQDISVMVDYAHTPDSLENALKAARPFIPGRLICIFGCGGDRDRTKRPLMGNIAAQLADLAVVTSDNPRTEDPEQILADVVQGISLDIEPWIIGDRATAIHKAIREAKPGDGVLIAGKGHEDYQILGTEKIHFDDREQAREALILRYS, encoded by the coding sequence ATGGTTAAGTTAGGGCAGTTATTGGCATCGGTTCCAGAGGTGGTGGCCGCCGCCCCTTGGTTGGCCCAGGAATCGGATCGTTGCCCTGCCCTAGGGAAAATAGTGACTGGTTTATCTACCAATTCCCATGCCTGTCCCCCTGGCACTTTATTCATTGGCATGCCGGGCACCAGGGTTGACGGAGGGGAGTTTTGGTCCGGGGCCCTAGAAGCTGGGGCGATCGCCGCTGTGGTCAGTGAGAAGGCGTTGCAAAAATTTCCGCCCCAAAATGGAGAATGCGTCATTGCGGTGCCGGATTTAGTGCCGGTGTGTGCCGGCCTTGCGGCGGCCTTTTACCAACATCCTGCCCAAACGTTGCAACTGGTGGGAGTAACGGGCACCAATGGCAAAACGACCACCAGCCATTTGATTGAATATTTCCTCAATCAACAGCAACGGTCCAGTGCTTTGCTGGGAACCCTCTACACCCGTTGGCCTGGTTACCAAAAGACCGCCACCCACACCACCCCCTTTGCGACGGATTTACAGAAACAATTGGCCGAAGCTCTCCAGGCGGGCAATCAATACGCCGTGATGGAAGTTAGTTCCCATGCCTTGGCCCAGGGCAGGGTTTTGCAATGTGGCTTTGCCTGCGCTGTGTTCACCAACCTCACCCAGGATCATTTGGACTTCCACGGCACCATGGAAAATTATTTTGCTGCCAAGGCTTTGTTGTTTAAGGAGTCATATCTCCAAGGTCGGGCGGTGATCAACCAAGATGATCCCTACGGCCAAAGGTTAATCGATCGCCTACCGTTGGATCAGGTTTACACCTACAGCGTCAACGATAGCACTGCGGACTTTTACACCAAGGATTTGGACTATCAACCCACCGGGGTTAAGGGCACGTTTGTTACTCCCCAGGGGGAATTTCCTTTCCTGTCCCCCTTAGTAGGGCAATTTAACTTGGCCAATGTGCTAGCGGCGATCGCCAGTGGCCTGCACCTTGGGCTAGATCCAGCCGCCATGGTGAAGGATTTACTCGATTTTCCTGGGGTACCGGGGCGCATGGAGCAGGTACAAATCCGCCCGGATCAAGACATTTCTGTGATGGTGGACTATGCCCACACCCCGGACAGTTTGGAAAATGCCCTCAAGGCCGCCCGCCCCTTTATCCCCGGCCGCTTGATTTGTATATTTGGTTGTGGTGGCGATCGGGATCGTACCAAACGGCCTTTAATGGGCAATATTGCGGCTCAGCTGGCCGACCTAGCGGTGGTTACCTCCGACAATCCCCGTACCGAAGACCCCGAACAAATTTTGGCCGACGTAGTGCAAGGCATCAGTCTAGACATCGAACCCTGGATCATTGGCGATCGGGCCACCGCTATCCATAAGGCGATCCGGGAAGCAAAACCGGGGGACGGGGTGTTAATTGCCGGCAAAGGCCACGAAGACTACCAGATTCTTGGCACGGAAAAAATCCACTTCGATGACCGGGAACAGGCCAGGGAAGCGTTGATTTTACGCTACAGCTAG
- a CDS encoding ABC transporter substrate-binding protein: MKFFKITTLIISLIVLTSCQGPGVNGDEDRKQVTILGVMIGEQQEKIEQALAPFTEATGIEVVYEGVDTFATTLPIRVDSGRAPDLAMFPQPGLMADFAREGKLVPLGEILTPEEMTEAYDQAWLDLAAVDGTVYGVWYRASVKSLVWFNPQEFAANGYEVPGTWEEMMALSQRLIDKGKTPWCLGIESGNATGWVGTDWVEDIMLRTASPATYDQWVAHDIPFNDRRVENALDIFGEITQNEKMIYGGKVGALSTPFGDSILGLFTDPPHCYLHRQGNFIAAFLPADVDDDQVDIFPLPPIEEEYGLPILVAGDIFAMFNDTPEARQLMAYLASSRPHEVAATLGAYISPHKNIDLNLYPDRLTRKQAEILNKAEVIRFDASDMMPGAVGTGTFWSGMVDYIGGADGTQVLNTIERSWPR, encoded by the coding sequence ATGAAATTTTTTAAAATCACTACCCTGATAATTAGCCTGATTGTTCTCACTAGTTGCCAGGGCCCAGGGGTTAATGGGGACGAAGACAGAAAACAGGTGACCATCCTTGGGGTAATGATTGGGGAACAACAGGAAAAAATTGAACAAGCCCTAGCGCCCTTTACCGAAGCCACCGGCATTGAAGTGGTTTACGAAGGCGTTGATACCTTTGCCACCACCTTACCCATTCGGGTCGACTCCGGTCGAGCTCCCGATTTAGCCATGTTTCCCCAGCCGGGATTGATGGCGGATTTTGCCAGGGAAGGAAAATTAGTTCCCCTGGGGGAAATTCTCACCCCGGAGGAAATGACAGAGGCCTATGACCAGGCTTGGTTGGATTTAGCTGCGGTGGATGGCACCGTTTACGGCGTTTGGTATCGAGCCTCGGTCAAAAGTCTAGTTTGGTTTAATCCCCAAGAGTTTGCTGCTAATGGTTATGAAGTTCCTGGCACTTGGGAAGAAATGATGGCCCTTAGTCAACGGCTGATTGATAAAGGCAAAACTCCCTGGTGTCTGGGCATCGAAAGTGGCAATGCTACGGGCTGGGTGGGCACCGATTGGGTCGAAGATATTATGTTACGCACTGCTAGTCCGGCAACCTATGACCAGTGGGTAGCCCATGATATTCCCTTCAACGATCGCCGGGTGGAAAATGCCCTGGATATTTTTGGCGAAATTACCCAGAACGAAAAAATGATTTACGGCGGGAAGGTGGGGGCTTTGAGCACGCCTTTTGGAGACTCTATTTTAGGATTATTTACCGATCCCCCCCATTGTTATCTACACCGCCAAGGGAATTTCATTGCCGCTTTTTTGCCGGCGGATGTGGACGATGACCAGGTTGATATTTTCCCTTTGCCCCCCATTGAAGAAGAGTATGGCTTACCCATCCTGGTGGCAGGGGATATTTTTGCCATGTTTAACGATACGCCGGAAGCTAGGCAGTTGATGGCATATTTGGCGAGCTCCCGGCCCCATGAAGTAGCCGCCACTTTAGGAGCTTATATTTCTCCCCACAAAAACATTGACCTGAATCTCTATCCCGATCGCCTGACCCGTAAACAGGCGGAAATTTTGAACAAGGCGGAGGTGATTCGTTTTGATGCGTCCGATATGATGCCGGGAGCGGTGGGCACGGGGACGTTTTGGTCTGGCATGGTGGACTACATCGGCGGCGCCGACGGTACTCAAGTTTTAAACACCATTGAAAGAAGTTGGCCCCGTTAG
- a CDS encoding NAD(P)H-quinone oxidoreductase subunit F, which yields MSDFLLQSSWFIPFYGLIGSILSLPWSFRLIKQTGPRPAAYFNVFMTLVSAIHGMVALSAIWQTPSEQIVFHWLQVADLDLTLAVEISPVSLGALSVVTGISFLVQIFGLGYMEKDWSLARFYGLLGFFEAALGGIALSDSLFLSYGLLEMLTLSTYLLVGFWYAQPLVVTAARDAFLTKRVGDIILLMGVVALSSYGQGLTFSQLDNWASTVPVTGITATLLGLSLIAGPTGKCAQFPLNLWLDEAMEGPNPAGIMRNSVVVSAGAYVLIKLQPVFTLSPIASKTLIVLGTLTVVMTSLIAIAQIDIKRTLSHSTSVYLGLVFIAVGLGQVDIAFLLLFAHAIAKALLFMSIGSIIFTTSGQNITEMGGLWNRMPVTTTSFVVGSAGLLAVFPLGMFWTWQKWFSGDWLVSWPLLALLIFVNLFSALNLTRVFRLVFLGKPQPKTRRAPEVPWPMAVPMVSLIIVTLLVPIAPLQWSFWLSATYPLGLTSPVTQWAMPLLMVAGITGILLGSLMPLRRNLSRSSRLPVRFLQDLFAYDVYLDKIYGATVVAAVAAIAKISTWFDRYVIDGIVNLVSLVTIFSGSALKYNVTGQSQFYLLTILVGVALLIWFSLSGQWMAIRQFWSSWLSLILP from the coding sequence ATGTCCGATTTTCTTTTACAAAGTAGTTGGTTTATTCCTTTTTATGGTCTGATTGGGTCGATCCTTAGCCTGCCTTGGTCATTTCGCCTGATTAAACAAACGGGCCCTAGACCGGCGGCCTACTTCAATGTTTTCATGACTTTGGTTTCTGCCATCCATGGCATGGTTGCCCTCTCAGCCATTTGGCAAACACCGAGTGAGCAAATTGTTTTCCATTGGCTCCAGGTGGCGGATTTAGACCTCACCTTGGCGGTGGAGATTTCCCCGGTTAGTTTGGGGGCCCTATCGGTGGTGACTGGCATCAGTTTTTTAGTCCAGATTTTTGGTCTGGGCTACATGGAGAAGGACTGGTCCTTAGCTCGGTTCTATGGACTACTGGGATTTTTCGAAGCGGCCCTGGGGGGCATTGCCCTGAGTGATTCCCTATTTTTAAGCTATGGCCTGTTGGAAATGCTAACCCTTTCCACCTATCTTTTGGTGGGTTTTTGGTATGCCCAGCCCCTGGTGGTTACCGCCGCCCGGGATGCTTTTTTAACCAAAAGGGTGGGGGATATTATTCTCCTCATGGGGGTAGTGGCCCTCTCTAGCTATGGTCAGGGTTTAACTTTTTCCCAGTTGGACAACTGGGCTAGTACGGTGCCAGTGACCGGCATCACCGCTACTTTGTTGGGACTATCTCTAATTGCTGGCCCCACCGGCAAATGCGCTCAATTTCCCCTCAATCTTTGGTTGGACGAAGCCATGGAGGGCCCGAATCCGGCGGGCATTATGCGTAATTCGGTGGTGGTGTCAGCCGGTGCCTATGTGTTGATTAAGTTACAGCCGGTGTTTACCCTCTCCCCGATCGCCTCCAAGACCTTGATTGTACTGGGGACATTGACGGTGGTGATGACGTCGTTGATTGCCATTGCCCAGATTGACATTAAGCGTACCCTTTCCCATTCGACCAGCGTTTACCTGGGATTGGTATTTATTGCGGTGGGTTTAGGGCAGGTAGACATTGCCTTTCTGTTGCTCTTCGCCCATGCGATCGCCAAAGCTTTGTTATTTATGAGCATTGGTTCGATTATTTTCACCACCAGCGGTCAAAATATCACTGAAATGGGGGGATTATGGAATCGTATGCCCGTGACCACAACTTCCTTTGTGGTGGGTTCTGCGGGATTGTTGGCGGTTTTTCCCCTAGGCATGTTTTGGACTTGGCAAAAATGGTTTAGTGGAGACTGGTTGGTAAGCTGGCCCCTATTGGCTTTATTGATCTTTGTTAACCTCTTTTCTGCCCTCAATTTAACCAGGGTGTTTCGTTTAGTATTTCTGGGTAAACCCCAGCCCAAAACCCGCCGGGCCCCGGAAGTACCCTGGCCCATGGCGGTGCCCATGGTGAGTTTGATCATTGTGACTCTGCTGGTGCCCATTGCCCCCTTGCAGTGGTCTTTTTGGTTATCAGCCACCTATCCCCTCGGTTTAACTTCCCCCGTTACCCAATGGGCCATGCCTCTCCTGATGGTGGCGGGAATTACAGGAATTTTGTTGGGTAGTCTTATGCCTTTACGACGGAATCTCTCTCGCTCAAGTCGACTGCCGGTGCGTTTCCTGCAGGATTTGTTCGCCTACGATGTTTATTTGGATAAAATTTATGGCGCTACGGTAGTGGCAGCGGTGGCGGCGATCGCCAAAATCAGCACTTGGTTTGATCGTTACGTCATCGACGGCATAGTCAACCTAGTCAGTTTGGTAACTATTTTCAGCGGCAGTGCCCTCAAATATAATGTCACCGGGCAGTCACAATTTTATCTGCTCACCATCTTGGTGGGGGTAGCCCTGCTGATCTGGTTTTCCCTCAGCGGTCAATGGATGGCGATCAGGCAGTTTTGGTCCAGTTGGTTGTCCCTAATTCTTCCTTAA
- a CDS encoding membrane protein, with translation MDVKLILIGLTAVFTLACLFFGTKNGYYDTDKYDGNGSAH, from the coding sequence ATGGATGTCAAATTGATTTTGATTGGTCTAACAGCGGTGTTTACCCTGGCATGTCTATTTTTCGGCACCAAAAATGGCTATTACGACACTGACAAGTACGACGGTAATGGTTCTGCCCATTAG
- the panB gene encoding 3-methyl-2-oxobutanoate hydroxymethyltransferase, whose amino-acid sequence MAITPTQLLDWKRQQRPIVALTAWDTAIASVLDAAGVEIILVGDSLGMVALGYETTLPVSLDTMIHHTAAVKRGVQRALVVCDLPFLTYQESPAQAMGSAGRVLQETGAQAVKLEGGHPRMVETVARLTEVGIPVMGHVGLTPQSVHQLGYRQQGQDPATAEKILHQAIALAEAGVFAIVLEHIPSELAASITEQLPIPTIGIGAGPQCDGQVLVTADLLGLTVKQPPFAPAYLNLRHTITETVHKFSGEVRQRQFPRRG is encoded by the coding sequence ATGGCCATTACCCCCACCCAATTGTTGGATTGGAAGCGTCAACAACGGCCTATTGTGGCCCTTACTGCCTGGGATACGGCGATCGCCTCGGTGTTGGATGCGGCGGGAGTGGAAATTATTCTGGTGGGGGATTCCCTCGGAATGGTGGCTTTGGGCTACGAAACTACCCTACCGGTGAGCTTGGACACCATGATTCACCACACAGCGGCAGTTAAAAGGGGAGTACAAAGAGCCTTGGTGGTCTGTGACCTGCCCTTTTTGACCTATCAGGAAAGTCCAGCCCAGGCCATGGGGTCAGCGGGAAGGGTTTTGCAGGAAACCGGTGCCCAGGCAGTGAAATTAGAAGGGGGTCACCCCCGCATGGTGGAAACCGTAGCTCGACTAACGGAGGTGGGCATTCCGGTGATGGGTCATGTGGGCTTAACGCCCCAATCAGTCCATCAGTTGGGTTATCGGCAACAGGGCCAGGACCCGGCCACAGCGGAGAAAATTCTTCATCAGGCGATCGCCTTGGCAGAGGCGGGAGTGTTTGCCATTGTTTTAGAACATATTCCTAGCGAACTAGCGGCTAGTATCACTGAGCAGTTGCCCATTCCCACCATTGGCATTGGGGCAGGGCCCCAGTGTGACGGCCAGGTTTTGGTGACGGCGGATTTACTCGGTTTGACAGTCAAACAACCGCCCTTTGCTCCGGCCTATCTGAATTTACGACATACCATTACGGAAACAGTGCATAAATTCAGTGGAGAAGTGCGACAAAGACAATTTCCCCGGCGGGGTTAG
- the queC gene encoding 7-cyano-7-deazaguanine synthase QueC → MTKTAVVLLSGGLDSATVAAIAKREGYRVIALSFNYGQRHDRELRAAADIVQALGIPEHFSINLDLAQWGGSSLTDRQQTLPQTGVEPDIIPSTYVPGRNTVFIALGLSLAEAKGAEAVFLGINAIDYSGYPDCRPEYLATYQQLAALSSKVGVEGRPIQLLAPLIELSKVDIVHKALELGVPIAQTWSCYAGGEEPCGRCDSCRLRDQALIEAGHPELASAKGRLWREKVD, encoded by the coding sequence ATGACCAAAACTGCTGTTGTTTTACTATCCGGAGGGTTAGATTCCGCCACCGTAGCGGCGATCGCCAAAAGGGAAGGGTACCGAGTTATTGCCCTTTCCTTTAACTACGGTCAACGCCATGACCGGGAATTGCGAGCGGCGGCAGACATCGTCCAAGCTCTGGGGATCCCAGAACATTTCAGCATCAACCTAGACCTGGCCCAGTGGGGAGGCTCTTCCCTGACCGATCGCCAACAAACCTTGCCCCAGACAGGGGTAGAACCAGATATTATTCCTTCCACCTATGTGCCGGGGCGTAACACCGTATTTATTGCCCTCGGTTTATCCCTAGCTGAAGCAAAGGGAGCCGAAGCGGTATTTTTGGGCATCAATGCCATCGACTATTCCGGCTATCCTGATTGCCGCCCCGAATATTTAGCAACCTATCAACAATTAGCAGCCCTGTCTTCCAAAGTCGGGGTAGAAGGAAGACCCATTCAATTGCTGGCTCCCCTGATTGAATTGAGCAAAGTTGACATTGTCCATAAAGCTTTGGAATTGGGAGTCCCCATTGCCCAAACCTGGTCTTGCTACGCCGGGGGGGAAGAACCCTGTGGTCGCTGTGACTCCTGCCGTTTGCGGGATCAGGCTTTAATTGAGGCAGGGCATCCAGAACTGGCCAGTGCCAAGGGCCGTCTTTGGAGGGAAAAAGTTGACTGA
- the bchM gene encoding magnesium protoporphyrin IX methyltransferase, giving the protein MTNAALDDKTIVRDYFNSTGFDRWRRIYGDGQVNFVQKDIRVGHQQTVDSVVAWLVADGNLPGLLVCDAGCGVGSLSIPLAQAGALVYGSDISEKMVGEAQQKAQEVLAYGNQPTFMTQDLAQLGGKYDTVICLDVLIHYPTEEASAMISHLASLADRRLILSFAPKTLGLTVLKKIGGLFPGPSKTTRAYQHKEADIRKILGDNGFSIARTGMTSTRFYYSRILEAVRS; this is encoded by the coding sequence ATGACCAACGCCGCCCTAGACGATAAAACCATCGTTCGTGACTATTTTAATTCCACCGGCTTTGACCGTTGGCGCCGGATCTATGGTGACGGCCAAGTCAATTTCGTGCAAAAAGACATCCGGGTGGGGCATCAACAAACCGTTGACTCGGTGGTGGCCTGGTTAGTGGCGGACGGAAATTTACCTGGCTTGTTAGTCTGTGATGCGGGATGTGGGGTAGGTAGTTTGAGCATTCCCCTGGCCCAAGCGGGGGCATTGGTCTATGGCAGTGATATTTCCGAAAAAATGGTGGGGGAAGCCCAACAAAAGGCCCAGGAAGTTTTGGCCTATGGCAATCAGCCCACGTTTATGACCCAGGATTTAGCCCAGTTGGGGGGTAAATATGACACAGTTATTTGTCTGGATGTGTTGATTCACTATCCAACGGAGGAGGCGTCAGCGATGATTAGCCACTTGGCTTCCCTGGCTGATCGCCGTTTAATTTTGAGCTTTGCCCCCAAAACCCTGGGCTTGACGGTGTTGAAAAAAATTGGGGGACTGTTTCCCGGTCCCAGTAAGACCACCAGGGCCTATCAACATAAAGAAGCAGACATTCGCAAAATTTTGGGAGATAACGGCTTTTCCATTGCCCGTACCGGCATGACCAGTACCCGTTTCTACTATTCCCGTATTTTAGAGGCGGTGCGCTCTTAA
- a CDS encoding NADH-quinone oxidoreductase subunit M: MLSALIWGPIFGAILIAIIPNPDHDCYSRKIALGIMVAMAGLSVLLAGQFNISDPQMQFVEYYPWLPSLGLNYHLGVDGLSLPLLLLNSALVVIAIFSTNTEIERPRFYYALLLLLSGGVAGAFLAQDLLLFFLFFELEIIPLYFLIAIWGGQRRGYAAMKFLLYTALSGFLVLVSFLGWFWLTKAPNFDYNPSLADALPVKTQMLLLLPLLLGLGIKIPIFPFHTWLPDAHVEASTPVSVLLAGVLLKLGTYGLLRFGLGLYLEAWVEFAPYLATLAAISALYGASCAIAQKDMKKVVAYSSIAHMGYILLAAAAATRLSVTAASAQMVSHGIISALLFLLVGVVYKKTGSRDVDKLQGLLTPERGLPITGSLMILGVMASAGIPGMVGFIAEFLVFRGSFPIFPTQTLLCLIGSGLTAVYFLLMINRVFFGRLTMELSHLPKVRWQEQIPAIALAVVIIALGIQPHWLTQWSEPQTAVLLTGHPDLVSVPAPPRIEIEVKELGEV; the protein is encoded by the coding sequence ATGCTCAGTGCTCTCATCTGGGGCCCCATTTTTGGAGCTATTCTCATTGCTATTATTCCGAACCCTGACCATGATTGTTACTCCCGCAAAATTGCCTTAGGCATTATGGTGGCCATGGCTGGGCTGAGCGTTTTATTAGCTGGGCAATTTAACATCAGTGATCCCCAGATGCAGTTTGTGGAATATTATCCCTGGTTGCCAAGTTTGGGTTTGAATTATCACCTAGGGGTTGATGGGCTATCTCTGCCCTTATTGTTGCTGAACAGTGCTTTGGTGGTAATTGCCATTTTTAGTACCAATACCGAGATAGAAAGACCGAGATTTTACTATGCCTTATTGTTGCTTCTCAGTGGTGGGGTAGCAGGGGCATTTTTAGCCCAAGATTTGCTCTTATTTTTCCTCTTTTTTGAGCTGGAAATTATTCCTCTTTATTTTCTCATTGCCATTTGGGGAGGACAACGGCGGGGTTATGCAGCTATGAAGTTTTTGCTTTACACTGCCCTGTCCGGTTTTCTGGTACTAGTGTCTTTCTTGGGTTGGTTCTGGTTGACCAAGGCGCCCAACTTTGACTACAATCCCAGCTTGGCCGATGCCCTTCCAGTAAAAACCCAAATGTTGCTCTTGTTGCCCCTACTGCTCGGTTTGGGCATTAAAATTCCCATTTTCCCCTTCCACACCTGGCTACCGGATGCCCACGTGGAAGCTTCCACTCCCGTTTCTGTCTTGTTGGCAGGGGTTTTACTTAAACTAGGCACCTATGGCTTACTGCGTTTTGGATTGGGGCTTTACCTGGAGGCCTGGGTGGAATTTGCCCCCTATTTAGCAACCCTAGCGGCTATTAGCGCCCTTTATGGTGCTTCCTGTGCGATCGCTCAAAAGGATATGAAAAAAGTGGTGGCCTATTCTTCCATTGCCCACATGGGTTATATTCTCTTGGCTGCTGCCGCCGCTACCCGCTTGAGTGTGACCGCCGCTTCGGCTCAGATGGTGAGCCATGGCATCATTTCTGCCCTGCTGTTTCTGTTGGTGGGGGTAGTGTATAAAAAAACCGGCAGTCGGGACGTGGATAAATTGCAAGGACTGTTAACTCCCGAACGGGGTTTACCCATCACCGGCAGTTTGATGATTCTCGGTGTCATGGCCAGCGCTGGCATTCCAGGCATGGTGGGCTTTATTGCTGAATTTTTGGTATTCCGGGGCAGTTTTCCGATTTTCCCTACCCAAACCCTCCTGTGCTTAATTGGTAGCGGTTTAACGGCAGTTTATTTCCTGTTAATGATTAATCGGGTTTTCTTTGGCCGTCTCACCATGGAACTGTCCCATTTACCTAAGGTGCGTTGGCAGGAACAAATTCCGGCGATCGCCTTGGCGGTGGTCATCATTGCTTTGGGCATTCAACCCCATTGGTTAACCCAGTGGAGTGAGCCCCAAACGGCGGTTTTGTTGACAGGGCACCCAGATTTAGTCAGTGTGCCAGCCCCGCCCCGCATCGAAATTGAAGTCAAGGAATTGGGGGAAGTGTAG
- a CDS encoding RNA-binding protein — protein MSIYVGNLSYDVSEADLTAVFAEYGSVKRVQLPTDRETGRMRGFGFVELEADAEETAAIEALDGAEWMGRDLKVNKAKPRENRSGGGSFGGGRKSYGGSRY, from the coding sequence ATGTCAATTTATGTAGGCAACCTGTCCTATGACGTTTCAGAAGCCGATTTAACCGCGGTTTTTGCTGAATACGGTTCCGTAAAGCGGGTTCAGCTCCCCACCGACCGGGAAACTGGTCGCATGCGGGGCTTCGGTTTTGTCGAGCTAGAAGCTGACGCCGAAGAAACGGCTGCCATTGAAGCCCTAGACGGTGCAGAATGGATGGGTCGTGACCTTAAAGTTAACAAAGCCAAGCCCCGGGAAAATCGCAGTGGCGGTGGTTCCTTTGGTGGCGGTCGTAAAAGCTATGGTGGTAGCCGCTACTAG